In Arvicanthis niloticus isolate mArvNil1 chromosome 27, mArvNil1.pat.X, whole genome shotgun sequence, a genomic segment contains:
- the Mmp12 gene encoding macrophage metalloelastase, protein MKFLVLIVFLQVSACGATPMNESEFAERYLSRYYDYEEDSIPMTKTKHNINFLEEKIQEMQQFFGLETTGQLDTPTLAIMHAPRCGVPDVQHLRAVPQRSRWMKQYLTYRIYNYTPDMKREDVDYIFQKAFQVWSDVTPLRFRKLHKGEADIMILFAFGAHGDFSNFDGKGGTLAHAFYPGPGIQGDAHFDEAEMWTKSFRGTNLFLVAVHELGHSLGLQHSNNPKSIMYPTYRYLDPNTFRLSADDIRSIQSLYGAPMKNPTLTNPGTPPSTVCHQSLSFDAVTTVGDKIFFFKDWFFWWKLPGSPATNTTSISSMWPTIPTGIQAAYEIEGRNQLFLFKDEKYWLINNLVPEPRYPRSIYSLGFPASVKKIDAAVFDPLRQKVYFFVDKQYWRYDVRRELMDPAYPKLISTQFPGIKPKIDAVLYFKRHYYIFQGAYQLEYDPLLHRVTKILKSTSWFGC, encoded by the exons ATGAAGTTTCTCGTGCTGATTGTGTTCTTACAGGTATCTGCCTGTGGGGCCACTCCCATGAATGAGAGTGAATTTGCTGAA CGGTACTTGTCAAGATATTATGACTATGAAGAAGACAGCATtccaatgacaaaaacaaaacacaatataaACTTCCTAGAAGAAAAAATCCAGGAAATGCAGCAGTTCTTTGGGCTAGAAACAACTGGGCAACTGGACACCCCAACTCTGGCAATAATGCACGCACCTCGATGTGGAGTGCCTGATGTACAGCATCTTAGAGCAGTACCCCAGAGGTCAAGATGGATGAAACAGTACCTCACTTACAG GATCTATAATTACACTCCAGACATGAAGCGTGAGGATGTAGACTACATATTTCAGAAAGCTTTTCAAGTCTGGAGTGATGTGACTCCTCTAAGATTCAGAAAGCTTCATAAAGGCGAGGCTGACATTATGATACTTTTTGCATTCGGAG CTCATGGAGACTTCAGTAATTTTGATGGCAAAGGTGGAACCCTAGCACATGCTTTTTATCCTGGGCCTGGCATTCAAGGCGACGCACATTTTGATGAGGCAGAAATGTGGACTAAAAGTTTTCGag GCACAAACCTCTTCCTTGTTGCTGTTCATGAGCTTGGCCATTCCTTGGGGCTGCAGCATTCCAATAATCCAAAGTCAATAATGTACCCCACCTACAGATACCTTGACCCCAACACATTTCGCCTCTCTGCTGATGACATACGTAGCATCCAGTCCCTCTATG gagCCCCAATGAAAAACCCAACCTTGACAAATCCTGGCACTCCACCATCAACTGTCTGTCACCAAAGCTTGAGTTTTGATGCTGTCACAACAGTGGGAgataaaatctttttctttaaagactg gTTCTTCTGGTGGAAGCTGCCTGGGAGTCCAGCCACCAACACTACTTCAATTTCTTCCATGTGGCCAACCATCCCAACTGGTATTCAAGCTGCTTATGAAATTGAAGGCAGAAaccaactttttctttttaaag ATGAGAAGTACTGGTTAATAAACAATTTAGTACCAGAGCCACGCTATCCCAGAAGCATATATTCTCTGGGCTTCCCTGCATCTGTAAAGAAGattgatgcagctgtctttgaccCACTTCGCCAAAAGGTCTACTTCTTTGTGGATAAACAATATTGGAG GTACGATGTGAGGCGGGAGCTCATGGACCCTGCTTACCCCAAACTGATCTCTACACAATTCCCAGGAATCAAGCCTAAAATTGATGCAGTCCTT